One stretch of Streptomyces sp. NBC_01363 DNA includes these proteins:
- a CDS encoding GAF domain-containing protein: MTKPETTGALLRLLREEADETEFRAVAAAPQLVDDALEIRSRLAAHRRREAALAALYETAGDLASLRDLEDVLQAIVSRARTLVGTDVAYLLLSDPEEGDTYVRVTDGITTDGFKTGRLAAGTGLGGLVAATAVPYHTADYPNDARFAHTPYVDGVIGAEGLVAIQGVPLKFGDQVYGVLFAANRRVRPFSPDEVDLLISLANHAALAIENATLFEEVRKTAAVHERLTAVALDGGGPTGLASELADVLRGSVLVLDAQDRPLASAGDAPPEPADLVREMAQARARRGSATRGTVCVTPIVAADEHLGTLLLVRGGLDASDIHALERAAQAAALMLLGERTVAEAERRLRGEILEDLLGAPHRDPEGLRRRAALVGLDLERDHVVLVARGGDNTRRRRITELAAGHATRLGGIAGEYGGNTVVVLPAADDPGGAARTFAELLADGTGHPVTVGAEPAAPGASAVVEAHRDAARCLDALVALDRVGEGAFRDDLGIHGILLGAAGRDELDRFVRRTIGPLLAHDETRGSELVRTALTYFACDGNLSRTATALYVHVNTLYQRIDRISALLGPLWRHGDHALQVHLALTMRRTAG; this comes from the coding sequence ATGACAAAGCCGGAGACCACCGGTGCTCTGCTGCGCCTGCTGCGCGAGGAGGCCGACGAGACGGAGTTCCGCGCCGTGGCAGCGGCACCGCAACTCGTCGACGACGCCCTGGAGATACGTTCCAGGCTCGCGGCCCACCGCCGCCGGGAGGCCGCGCTCGCCGCGCTCTACGAGACCGCCGGCGACCTCGCCTCGCTGCGCGATCTGGAGGACGTCCTGCAGGCCATCGTCAGCCGAGCCCGCACCCTCGTCGGCACCGATGTCGCGTATCTGCTGCTCTCCGACCCGGAGGAGGGCGACACGTACGTACGCGTCACCGACGGCATCACGACGGACGGGTTCAAGACCGGCCGGCTCGCCGCCGGTACCGGTCTCGGCGGACTGGTCGCCGCGACCGCCGTGCCGTACCACACCGCCGACTACCCCAACGACGCCCGCTTCGCGCACACCCCGTACGTGGACGGCGTCATCGGCGCGGAGGGGCTGGTGGCCATCCAGGGCGTACCGCTGAAGTTCGGCGATCAGGTGTACGGGGTGCTGTTCGCCGCCAACCGCCGGGTGCGGCCCTTTTCGCCGGACGAGGTCGACCTGCTCATCTCGCTCGCCAATCACGCCGCCCTCGCCATCGAGAACGCCACCCTCTTCGAAGAGGTCCGCAAGACCGCCGCCGTCCACGAGCGGCTCACCGCCGTCGCGCTCGACGGAGGCGGTCCGACGGGGCTGGCGTCGGAGCTCGCCGATGTACTGCGCGGCAGCGTCCTCGTGCTCGACGCGCAGGATCGGCCGCTCGCCTCGGCGGGCGACGCGCCGCCCGAACCCGCCGACCTCGTACGGGAGATGGCGCAGGCTCGGGCCCGCCGCGGCTCCGCGACGCGCGGAACCGTCTGTGTCACCCCGATCGTCGCCGCCGACGAACACCTCGGCACGCTGCTGCTCGTACGCGGCGGACTCGACGCCTCCGACATCCACGCCCTGGAACGGGCCGCACAGGCGGCCGCCCTCATGCTTCTCGGCGAACGTACGGTCGCGGAGGCCGAGCGCCGGCTGCGCGGCGAGATCCTCGAAGACCTGCTGGGCGCTCCGCACCGTGACCCCGAAGGGCTGCGCCGCCGGGCCGCGTTGGTCGGCCTGGACCTGGAGCGCGACCACGTGGTGCTGGTGGCCCGGGGCGGGGACAACACCAGGCGGCGCCGCATCACGGAACTGGCGGCCGGCCATGCCACCCGGCTCGGCGGCATCGCGGGGGAGTACGGCGGCAACACGGTCGTCGTCCTGCCCGCCGCCGACGACCCCGGCGGTGCTGCCCGCACCTTCGCCGAGCTGCTGGCCGACGGGACCGGACACCCTGTCACGGTCGGCGCGGAGCCCGCGGCACCCGGTGCGTCGGCCGTCGTCGAGGCACACCGCGACGCCGCCCGCTGCCTGGACGCACTGGTCGCGCTGGACCGTGTCGGCGAGGGCGCCTTCCGAGACGATCTCGGCATCCACGGCATCCTGCTGGGTGCGGCGGGCCGCGACGAACTGGACCGCTTCGTCCGCCGCACGATCGGTCCGCTGCTGGCGCACGACGAGACCCGCGGCAGCGAACTGGTGCGCACCGCGCTCACCTACTTCGCCTGCGACGGCAACCTGAGCCGTACCGCCACCGCCCTCTACGTCCATGTCAACACGCTCTACCAGCGCATCGACCGGATCTCGGCGCTGCTCGGCCCGCTGTGGCGGCATGGCGACCACGCGCTCCAGGTCCACCTGGCCCTCACCATGCGGCGAACGGCGGGATAG